One region of Alcanivorax sediminis genomic DNA includes:
- the trmB gene encoding tRNA (guanosine(46)-N7)-methyltransferase TrmB, protein MLDFIKQDKDPETGKVMRKVRSFVLREGRLTTGQRNALNTLWPVFGLERDQGMLDPETVFGRDAERVLEIGYGMGQSLAAMAAAEPEKDFIGIEVHRPGVGALLMEIEQQGLTNLRSYCDDAVEILELCIPDNSLTRVQLYFPDPWHKKKHHKRRIVQPAWVERVRQKLKPGGVLHMATDWENYAEHMTEVMHQAEGFTNLAGDSLFSSRPGWRPETKFERRGERLGHGVWDLLYEKR, encoded by the coding sequence ATGCTCGATTTCATTAAACAGGATAAGGATCCTGAAACCGGCAAGGTCATGCGCAAAGTGCGCAGCTTTGTTCTCCGCGAAGGCAGACTCACTACCGGGCAGCGCAATGCGCTGAATACACTCTGGCCTGTATTTGGGCTGGAGCGAGACCAGGGCATGCTGGATCCTGAAACCGTCTTCGGTCGCGATGCAGAACGCGTTCTCGAAATCGGCTACGGCATGGGCCAGTCACTCGCCGCGATGGCTGCAGCGGAACCGGAAAAGGATTTCATCGGCATCGAAGTCCACCGCCCCGGTGTGGGAGCCCTGCTGATGGAAATCGAGCAACAGGGCCTGACCAACCTGCGCAGCTATTGCGATGATGCCGTAGAAATTCTGGAGCTGTGCATTCCGGACAATAGCCTGACCCGGGTACAACTGTATTTCCCTGACCCCTGGCACAAGAAAAAGCACCACAAGCGCCGCATCGTGCAACCCGCCTGGGTGGAAAGGGTGCGCCAGAAACTCAAGCCCGGAGGCGTCCTGCACATGGCAACGGACTGGGAAAACTATGCCGAGCACATGACGGAGGTCATGCATCAGGCAGAAGGCTTCACCAATCTGGCTGGTGACAGCCTGTTTTCATCCCGTCCAGGCTGGCGCCCGGAAACCAAATTTGAGCGGCGCGGCGAGCGCCTGGGCCATGGTGTGTGGGACCTTTTGTATGAAAAGCGTTAA
- a CDS encoding thiazole synthase: MSDLLTIAGKTYSSRLLIGTGKYKDFDETRDAIETSGAEIVTVAIRRTNIGQNTDEPNLLDYITPDKYTILPNTAGCYTAEEAVRCCKLARELLDGHDLVKLEVLGDQKTLYPNIIHTVQAAKELVDDGFKVMVYTNDDPIVAKELEDMGCVAVMPLGSLIGSGLGILNPHNLRLIMEEAKVPIIVDAGVGTASDAAIAMEMGCDGVLLNSAVAHAQNPVLMASAMKKAIEAGRECFLAGRMPRKAYASASSPLDGVSK, from the coding sequence ATGTCCGATCTGCTTACCATCGCCGGAAAAACCTACTCCTCCCGCCTGCTGATCGGCACCGGCAAGTACAAGGATTTCGACGAAACCCGTGACGCCATCGAAACCAGTGGCGCAGAAATCGTCACCGTGGCCATTCGCCGTACCAATATTGGCCAGAATACCGACGAGCCCAACCTGCTCGATTACATTACCCCTGACAAGTACACCATCCTCCCCAACACCGCGGGCTGCTACACCGCAGAAGAGGCCGTGCGCTGCTGCAAGCTGGCCCGGGAACTGCTTGATGGCCACGACCTGGTGAAGCTGGAAGTGCTGGGGGACCAGAAAACCCTGTACCCGAACATCATCCACACCGTGCAGGCGGCAAAAGAACTGGTGGATGACGGCTTCAAGGTGATGGTCTATACCAACGACGATCCGATCGTGGCGAAAGAGCTGGAAGACATGGGCTGTGTGGCCGTCATGCCGCTTGGCTCGCTGATCGGTTCCGGCCTCGGCATTCTCAATCCGCACAACCTTCGGCTGATCATGGAAGAAGCCAAAGTGCCAATCATCGTCGATGCTGGTGTGGGCACCGCTTCCGATGCGGCCATCGCCATGGAAATGGGCTGTGACGGGGTACTGCTCAATTCTGCCGTGGCCCATGCCCAGAACCCTGTTTTGATGGCCTCCGCCATGAAAAAGGCCATTGAGGCGGGCCGTGAATGCTTCCTGGCAGGCCGCATGCCCCGCAAGGCCTACGCCTCGGCGTCTTCTCCACTTGATGGCGTGAGCAAGTAA
- the thiS gene encoding sulfur carrier protein ThiS has product MKLTVNGDTLTLTGHTVADLVAQLELTGRRLAVEVNREIIPKSQHGDFTLSEGDVVEIVHAIGGG; this is encoded by the coding sequence ATGAAGCTCACCGTAAATGGCGATACCCTCACCCTGACTGGTCACACCGTTGCCGACCTGGTGGCTCAGCTGGAGCTCACCGGCCGCCGCCTGGCGGTGGAAGTGAACCGGGAGATCATTCCCAAGAGCCAGCATGGCGATTTCACCCTGAGCGAAGGCGACGTGGTGGAGATTGTCCACGCCATTGGCGGAGGCTGA
- a CDS encoding DUF423 domain-containing protein, which produces MKVLLILGAINGALAVTLGAFGAHGLKNRVDESLLTTWSTASEYHFYHALALLLTGLLAKAFGASSMVTAGWVIFAGMVVFSGSLYVLVLSGQKWLGAITPLGGTALIIGWLMLAWSLFKHA; this is translated from the coding sequence ATGAAAGTCCTGCTTATTCTTGGCGCCATCAACGGCGCTCTGGCCGTGACCCTCGGCGCTTTTGGTGCCCATGGCCTCAAAAACCGTGTGGACGAATCCCTCCTGACCACCTGGTCCACCGCCAGCGAATACCACTTTTACCATGCCCTCGCCCTGTTGCTCACCGGGCTATTAGCCAAGGCCTTTGGCGCTTCCAGCATGGTCACCGCTGGCTGGGTAATATTTGCCGGCATGGTGGTCTTCAGTGGTAGCCTGTACGTGCTGGTGCTGAGCGGACAAAAGTGGCTCGGCGCGATTACCCCGCTGGGCGGCACTGCCCTGATTATTGGCTGGTTGATGCTGGCCTGGTCCCTTTTCAAACACGCTTGA
- the rpoH gene encoding RNA polymerase sigma factor RpoH, with product MTNPSNPAQALTLAVPGNDLDAYMRAVNAVPVLSAEDEQQLAERLYYEQDLDAARNLVLAHLRFVVHIARSYTGYGLPLGDLVQEGNVGLMKAVKRFDPTKGVRLVSFAVHWIKAEIHEYVIKNWRIVKVATTKAQRKLFFNLRGQKKRLGRLTLEEAQRVADDLGVTAEQVKEMEGRLGAYDASFDGPANDDEDSTVVSPAAYLQSDNSDPADIIAEQDQQNRETRQLSSALMALDDRSRDILERRWLADQKSTLQELADEYGVSAERIRQLENNAIKKLRNAIAA from the coding sequence ATGACCAACCCTTCAAACCCCGCACAGGCGCTCACTCTGGCGGTACCGGGCAATGACCTGGACGCCTACATGCGAGCCGTTAATGCCGTGCCGGTGCTCAGCGCAGAGGATGAACAACAACTGGCCGAGCGCCTCTACTACGAGCAGGACCTGGACGCTGCCCGCAACCTGGTGCTTGCCCACCTGCGCTTTGTGGTGCACATCGCCCGCAGCTACACCGGTTATGGTCTGCCCCTGGGCGATCTGGTCCAGGAAGGTAACGTGGGCCTGATGAAAGCCGTCAAACGCTTTGACCCAACCAAAGGTGTCCGACTGGTGAGCTTTGCCGTGCACTGGATCAAGGCCGAGATTCACGAGTATGTGATCAAGAACTGGCGCATCGTCAAAGTGGCCACTACCAAGGCCCAGCGCAAACTGTTCTTCAACCTGCGCGGCCAGAAGAAACGTCTGGGCCGCCTGACCCTGGAAGAAGCCCAGCGCGTGGCTGACGACCTGGGCGTGACCGCCGAGCAGGTGAAGGAAATGGAAGGCCGTCTGGGTGCCTATGACGCCAGCTTCGACGGCCCCGCCAATGACGATGAAGACAGCACCGTAGTGTCTCCGGCGGCTTATCTGCAAAGCGACAACAGTGACCCGGCAGATATCATTGCCGAGCAAGATCAGCAGAACCGCGAAACCCGTCAGTTGAGCTCTGCCCTGATGGCCCTGGACGACCGCAGCCGCGACATTCTGGAACGCCGCTGGCTGGCAGACCAGAAGTCCACCCTTCAGGAACTGGCCGACGAGTACGGCGTCTCCGCCGAGCGCATACGCCAGCTGGAGAACAACGCTATCAAGAAGCTGCGTAACGCGATCGCGGCGTAA
- the ftsX gene encoding permease-like cell division protein FtsX, with protein sequence MAANKGNRRATPIKPQRQKAEKPRRVAGAQSASASMADRFRSWRAHHRDSFRDALQRLNASRASSTMTILVIAIALSLPAGLAVLLDNARAITSGWDGNAHLSVFLDMDVDEKRQRELARQWLAIDHIDDTKVITRQQALEEFQALSGFGDVLQALPDNPLPPLIVVFPDSTDPVILRALENRLNQEKGVDLVQLDVEWVRRLHALIELGERLISALTLALAAAVVLVVVNTIRLGIESRRDEIVVVKIVGGTDGFVRRPFLYTGFCYGFAGGLVAVILVQSALWWLGGPIDELLTLYNSEDSLTSMASSSLIILPLFSGVLGLLGAWLAVGRHLGDIEPNF encoded by the coding sequence ATGGCGGCCAATAAAGGCAACAGAAGGGCTACCCCCATCAAGCCCCAGCGCCAGAAAGCGGAAAAACCCCGCCGAGTCGCTGGAGCGCAGAGCGCCAGCGCCTCCATGGCGGATCGCTTCCGCAGCTGGCGCGCCCATCATCGCGACTCCTTCCGCGACGCCCTGCAGCGACTCAATGCCAGCCGCGCCAGCAGCACCATGACCATCCTGGTCATCGCCATCGCCCTGTCGCTGCCCGCCGGTCTGGCGGTGCTGCTGGACAATGCCCGCGCCATTACCAGCGGCTGGGACGGCAACGCCCACCTCTCTGTATTTCTGGACATGGACGTGGACGAAAAGCGACAGCGGGAATTGGCACGCCAGTGGCTGGCCATCGATCATATCGACGACACCAAAGTCATTACCCGCCAACAGGCTCTGGAGGAATTCCAGGCCCTGTCCGGCTTCGGTGACGTGCTGCAGGCCTTGCCAGACAACCCCTTGCCGCCACTGATTGTGGTATTCCCGGACAGCACCGACCCGGTCATCCTGCGTGCGCTGGAGAACCGTCTGAATCAAGAGAAAGGCGTAGATCTGGTACAGCTGGATGTGGAGTGGGTGCGCCGCCTGCATGCCCTGATCGAACTGGGTGAACGACTGATTTCGGCCCTGACCCTGGCCCTTGCCGCCGCCGTGGTGCTGGTGGTGGTGAACACCATCCGCCTGGGCATCGAAAGCCGCCGGGATGAAATCGTGGTGGTGAAGATCGTTGGTGGCACCGACGGCTTTGTTCGCCGCCCCTTCCTCTACACGGGCTTCTGCTATGGCTTTGCTGGCGGTCTGGTGGCCGTGATTCTGGTCCAGTCAGCCCTGTGGTGGCTCGGCGGCCCCATAGACGAGCTGCTCACTCTTTACAATAGTGAAGACTCACTTACCTCAATGGCCTCTTCCAGCCTGATTATTCTGCCTCTGTTCAGCGGTGTACTGGGCCTACTTGGCGCCTGGTTGGCGGTTGGCCGGCATCTGGGCGATATCGAGCCGAACTTCTAA
- the ftsE gene encoding cell division ATP-binding protein FtsE, producing the protein MIQFDRVSKRYPNGKDALSKVSFTLPAGQLTFLTGHSGAGKSTLLKLIMMIERPTQGQVLVDHQNLNGFGNRHIPLLRRKIGMVHQNHQLLFDRTVFDNVALPLIIAGYSRADIGKRVRAALDKVGLLDKETLSPIMLSGGEQQRVGIARAVVNKPPLLLADEPTGNLDPALSEEIMDLFQDFARVGVAVLIATHDLSLIARYNHRLLTLREGRLIHDGDEGEEFHGGQ; encoded by the coding sequence ATGATTCAGTTTGACCGGGTCAGCAAACGCTACCCGAATGGCAAAGACGCGCTCAGCAAGGTGAGTTTCACGCTCCCTGCTGGCCAGCTGACTTTCCTTACCGGGCACTCCGGGGCGGGCAAGTCGACGCTGTTGAAACTGATCATGATGATCGAACGCCCGACCCAGGGGCAGGTACTCGTGGACCACCAGAACCTGAACGGTTTTGGTAACCGTCACATCCCCCTGCTGCGCCGGAAGATCGGTATGGTGCACCAGAATCACCAGCTGCTGTTCGATCGCACCGTGTTCGACAACGTGGCGCTGCCATTGATCATCGCTGGCTACTCCCGTGCCGATATCGGCAAGCGGGTTCGTGCGGCGCTGGACAAGGTCGGCCTGCTCGACAAGGAAACGCTCAGCCCGATCATGCTCTCCGGCGGTGAACAGCAAAGGGTGGGCATTGCCCGCGCCGTGGTCAACAAGCCGCCGCTGCTGCTGGCGGATGAACCCACCGGTAACCTGGACCCGGCCCTGTCTGAAGAGATCATGGATCTGTTTCAGGATTTTGCCCGGGTCGGCGTGGCGGTACTCATCGCCACCCACGACCTGAGCCTGATCGCCCGCTACAACCATCGCCTGCTGACCCTGCGCGAAGGTCGATTGATCCATGATGGCGATGAGGGGGAAGAATTCCATGGCGGCCAATAA
- the ftsY gene encoding signal recognition particle-docking protein FtsY: MSDEVSRDDDNGQPEPKKTGFWKRMFVGVEEESSPETPQSPVSEQPNEPAEAAPPPQPATPPASAPPPAPHSEPLEQSTGEADDDDGGFWTRMKQGMSKTRKGLGKGLADLLVGAKEIDDEIFEEIETQLLVADVGVEATDVIIEALTDQVSREELVDADALYESLQNELRKLLVPVDQPMVIDGSKKPYVILMVGVNGVGKTTTIGKLACRFKAEGKSVMLAAGDTFRAAAVEQLQVWGERNDIPVVAQHTGADSASVVYDAVQAAQSRNVDILIADTAGRLHTRGNLMDELTKVTRVMKKLIPDAPHEVLLVLDAGTGQNAINQAEQFRDAAGVTGLALTKLDGTAKGGILFALAKRTGLPIRFIGVGERLEDLRPFHAEEFVQALFEDVTG; encoded by the coding sequence ATGAGCGACGAAGTTTCCCGCGACGACGATAACGGCCAGCCAGAACCGAAAAAAACCGGTTTCTGGAAGCGCATGTTTGTGGGGGTAGAAGAGGAGTCTTCTCCGGAAACACCTCAATCCCCGGTTTCTGAACAGCCCAATGAGCCTGCCGAGGCTGCACCCCCGCCCCAGCCGGCCACCCCGCCTGCTTCGGCACCGCCCCCTGCGCCTCATTCCGAGCCGCTCGAGCAGTCCACTGGTGAAGCCGACGATGATGACGGCGGCTTCTGGACACGCATGAAACAAGGCATGAGCAAGACCCGCAAGGGGCTTGGCAAGGGCCTCGCCGACCTGCTGGTTGGCGCCAAGGAAATCGACGACGAGATTTTCGAGGAAATCGAAACCCAGTTGCTGGTCGCCGACGTGGGCGTGGAAGCCACCGACGTTATTATTGAAGCACTCACTGACCAGGTCAGCCGTGAAGAGCTGGTGGATGCCGACGCCCTCTACGAATCCCTGCAAAATGAGCTGCGCAAGCTGCTGGTACCGGTAGACCAGCCCATGGTGATCGACGGTAGCAAGAAGCCCTATGTGATCCTGATGGTGGGCGTCAACGGTGTCGGCAAGACCACCACCATTGGCAAGCTGGCCTGCCGTTTCAAGGCCGAGGGAAAGAGCGTGATGCTGGCCGCCGGCGATACCTTCCGCGCGGCCGCCGTGGAACAGCTGCAGGTGTGGGGCGAGCGCAATGACATTCCTGTGGTGGCCCAGCACACCGGTGCCGACTCCGCCTCCGTGGTGTATGACGCCGTGCAGGCTGCCCAGTCCCGCAATGTGGACATCCTGATTGCGGACACCGCAGGCCGTCTGCACACGCGCGGCAACCTGATGGACGAACTCACCAAGGTTACCCGGGTAATGAAGAAGCTGATCCCGGATGCCCCCCACGAAGTCTTGCTGGTGCTGGACGCCGGCACCGGGCAGAACGCCATCAACCAGGCTGAGCAGTTCCGGGATGCCGCGGGCGTGACTGGGTTGGCACTCACCAAACTCGACGGCACCGCTAAAGGCGGTATCCTGTTTGCCTTGGCCAAACGTACCGGCCTGCCGATTCGCTTTATCGGTGTGGGGGAACGCCTGGAAGACCTGCGTCCATTCCACGCAGAAGAATTCGTTCAGGCGCTGTTTGAAGATGTAACGGGGTAA
- a CDS encoding M16 family metallopeptidase: protein MKKWILGLTLGLWAGLASASLATHSFTLDNGLKVLVREDHRAPVVTVMVWFKAGSIDEAPFETGLAHVLEHMMFKGTEKLQPGDFSKLVARYGGSDNAFTSYDYTAYFQQYEVSRLPLALELEAERLANLQIDDDEFYRELQVVLEERRMRTDDNPNALAWEKFQAVARPGTGYAHPIIGWRSLLSQLQPEQARSWFQRFYVPGNATLVIAGDVTRKQVEPLVKKFFDDLPAGETPPRPKQTVNPPAGERRIDLTLPVKVPTLFMTYNVPSLVTAEDKRDFYALTMLSGVLDGGMSARIETDLVRGQKLVAGAGASYTGIQRGNGTFTLQAAPNPGISLDEVESALREQIKKLQTTLPSEEEMARVRAGVLAGQVYEKDSVMGQAMELGTLSTLGLDLALSEKFGDELAKVTAEDVQRVAQQWLVPERLAVGHVQPEQGEGK, encoded by the coding sequence ATGAAGAAATGGATACTGGGCCTGACGCTGGGCCTGTGGGCCGGTCTGGCCAGTGCGTCACTGGCGACCCACAGTTTTACGCTGGATAACGGGCTCAAGGTGCTGGTTCGGGAGGATCACCGGGCGCCGGTGGTCACGGTGATGGTCTGGTTCAAGGCAGGCAGCATTGACGAAGCGCCGTTTGAAACCGGTCTGGCCCACGTGCTTGAGCACATGATGTTCAAGGGCACTGAGAAACTCCAGCCAGGGGATTTTTCCAAGTTGGTTGCCCGCTATGGTGGTAGCGATAACGCTTTCACCAGCTATGACTACACCGCCTATTTTCAGCAGTATGAAGTGTCTCGCTTGCCCCTGGCGCTGGAGCTGGAAGCCGAGCGGCTGGCCAATCTGCAGATTGATGACGACGAGTTTTACCGGGAACTGCAGGTCGTTCTGGAAGAGCGTCGCATGCGTACCGATGACAACCCCAATGCATTGGCCTGGGAAAAGTTTCAGGCGGTGGCCCGTCCGGGTACCGGCTATGCTCATCCCATCATTGGCTGGCGTTCACTGTTATCCCAGCTGCAGCCGGAGCAGGCCCGTAGCTGGTTCCAGCGTTTCTATGTGCCGGGCAACGCGACCCTGGTGATCGCCGGGGATGTGACCCGCAAACAAGTAGAGCCGCTGGTGAAGAAGTTCTTCGATGACCTGCCCGCAGGGGAAACGCCGCCGCGGCCGAAGCAGACCGTGAATCCGCCGGCGGGAGAGCGGCGAATCGATCTGACACTGCCGGTAAAAGTGCCCACGCTGTTCATGACGTACAACGTACCGTCGCTGGTCACCGCTGAGGACAAGCGCGACTTCTATGCCCTGACCATGCTGTCAGGCGTGCTGGACGGCGGCATGAGTGCGCGGATCGAAACGGACCTGGTGCGGGGCCAAAAGCTGGTGGCCGGCGCAGGTGCCTCCTACACCGGTATTCAGCGCGGCAACGGCACCTTTACCCTGCAAGCGGCACCCAACCCGGGTATCAGCCTGGATGAAGTGGAAAGTGCCCTGCGTGAGCAGATAAAGAAATTGCAGACCACCCTGCCCAGCGAGGAAGAAATGGCGCGAGTACGTGCCGGCGTGCTGGCAGGCCAGGTGTATGAGAAGGATTCGGTCATGGGGCAGGCCATGGAATTGGGCACATTGAGTACTCTAGGGTTGGATCTGGCGCTTTCTGAGAAGTTCGGCGACGAACTGGCCAAAGTGACTGCGGAAGATGTACAGCGCGTGGCGCAGCAATGGCTTGTGCCGGAGCGCCTTGCTGTCGGTCATGTTCAGCCGGAGCAAGGGGAAGGGAAGTGA
- a CDS encoding M16 family metallopeptidase — MSIELRVTSFEKHSAVQGAAWCGGLLLRVATVVSAIWLSACASLNPAANFPTTEAQVAASQPGAPVLDIQSWQTAEGAKVLFVASDALPMLDIRLVMDAGSARDGDQAGLASMTSALLGEGTKGLNVDDIARGFEDRGAEFSSSSYRDMGVISLRTLSDPEFREPVLDLFGKVIGTPSFPEEALARIRTQMMQGLRMEKQVPGPQVNKAFMATLYEGHPYGIASDGTLESLPAIQRKQLEQFYESYYAAGNAVIAMVGAVSREQAEAIAAQISAALPAGEAAPTLARATPLQSRKREHITFPSAQTSILIGNQSTWRGNPDHVALYVGNMVLGGGGFASILTDEVRQKRGYVYGIGSGFSAMASGGPFRVSFQTANENADQALSLTLQLVEQFIQQGPTDSQLEEARTSILGGFALGTADNSDIIGQLGAIGFYDLPLDYLQQFSQQVRAVGAEEIRQAFQRALNADNLAIVSIGPKAPEIVPVDEAPGSELAAVADEAGRGKE, encoded by the coding sequence GTGAGTATCGAGTTGCGAGTAACGAGTTTCGAAAAACACAGTGCGGTGCAGGGCGCGGCATGGTGCGGCGGGTTGCTGCTTCGTGTCGCTACTGTGGTGTCGGCCATTTGGTTGAGCGCCTGTGCTTCCCTGAATCCGGCGGCGAACTTCCCCACCACCGAAGCGCAGGTGGCGGCCAGCCAGCCTGGGGCGCCGGTACTGGACATCCAGTCGTGGCAGACGGCGGAGGGTGCGAAAGTGCTGTTCGTAGCCAGCGATGCACTGCCGATGCTGGACATCCGTCTGGTGATGGACGCAGGCAGCGCCCGTGATGGCGATCAGGCCGGTTTGGCCTCCATGACCAGTGCGCTGTTGGGGGAAGGTACCAAGGGCCTGAACGTGGATGATATTGCCCGCGGCTTTGAAGATCGTGGTGCCGAGTTTTCCAGCAGCAGCTATCGCGACATGGGCGTGATCAGCCTGCGCACTTTGTCGGACCCGGAGTTCCGCGAACCGGTGCTGGACCTGTTTGGCAAGGTGATCGGTACGCCCTCATTCCCTGAAGAGGCGCTGGCCCGTATTCGTACCCAGATGATGCAAGGCCTTCGCATGGAAAAGCAGGTGCCGGGTCCCCAGGTCAACAAGGCGTTCATGGCCACCTTGTATGAGGGGCATCCCTACGGCATCGCCAGTGATGGCACACTGGAAAGCTTGCCAGCCATTCAGCGCAAGCAGCTTGAGCAGTTCTATGAGAGCTACTATGCCGCTGGCAATGCGGTGATTGCCATGGTGGGGGCCGTCAGCCGTGAACAGGCGGAAGCCATTGCGGCACAGATCAGCGCAGCATTACCGGCTGGTGAAGCCGCGCCGACACTGGCCCGTGCCACCCCGCTGCAGAGCCGCAAGCGGGAACACATCACTTTTCCCTCTGCCCAGACCAGCATTCTGATCGGCAACCAGAGCACTTGGCGGGGTAATCCGGATCACGTTGCCCTGTATGTGGGCAACATGGTGTTGGGTGGGGGAGGCTTTGCGTCCATCCTGACCGACGAAGTGCGCCAGAAGCGTGGTTATGTCTACGGTATTGGCAGTGGCTTCTCGGCCATGGCGTCCGGTGGGCCTTTCCGGGTGTCGTTCCAGACGGCCAATGAGAATGCCGATCAGGCACTGAGCCTGACTCTGCAATTGGTAGAGCAGTTTATCCAGCAAGGGCCTACCGACAGCCAGCTGGAAGAGGCGCGTACCAGTATCCTCGGTGGCTTTGCACTGGGAACGGCGGACAACAGTGACATCATTGGTCAGCTGGGCGCTATTGGTTTCTATGATCTGCCACTGGATTATTTGCAGCAGTTCAGCCAGCAAGTCAGAGCCGTGGGGGCGGAAGAAATTCGTCAGGCGTTCCAGCGAGCCTTGAATGCCGACAATCTGGCTATTGTCAGCATCGGCCCGAAAGCGCCGGAAATTGTTCCGGTCGATGAGGCCCCCGGCAGTGAGCTGGCGGCCGTGGCAGATGAGGCTGGCCGTGGCAAAGAATAA
- the rsmD gene encoding 16S rRNA (guanine(966)-N(2))-methyltransferase RsmD, whose translation MAKNKGRASAASKGQVRIIGGDKRGLRLQFVDHGGDLRPSSDRLRETLFNWLQFELPGLRVLDLFAGSGVLGAEALSRGAREAVLIEKQRDRVADLQRQLQPMFADRVSIQCHDAMLWLHQPAQPFDLVFVDPPYDLGLAEPACADLEARGWLADDAFIYVESRRQGAVPGVPANWSLHREKQAGEIHARLFRRA comes from the coding sequence GTGGCAAAGAATAAAGGCCGCGCCAGCGCGGCCAGCAAAGGGCAGGTGCGGATCATCGGCGGCGACAAACGTGGGCTGCGGTTGCAGTTTGTCGATCATGGCGGCGATCTGCGCCCGTCCTCTGATCGCTTGCGAGAGACCCTGTTTAACTGGCTGCAGTTCGAATTGCCCGGCCTGCGCGTGCTGGATTTGTTTGCCGGCTCCGGGGTGCTGGGTGCCGAGGCTCTCAGCCGTGGCGCCCGTGAGGCGGTGTTGATCGAGAAGCAGCGCGACCGGGTAGCGGATCTGCAGCGCCAGTTGCAGCCCATGTTTGCAGACAGGGTCAGCATCCAGTGTCATGACGCTATGCTCTGGCTCCACCAGCCCGCCCAGCCCTTTGATCTGGTGTTTGTGGACCCACCCTATGACCTGGGGCTGGCTGAACCCGCCTGTGCGGATCTCGAGGCTCGCGGCTGGCTGGCAGATGACGCCTTTATCTATGTGGAATCCCGCCGTCAGGGGGCGGTGCCTGGGGTGCCGGCGAACTGGTCTCTGCATCGGGAAAAACAGGCGGGAGAAATTCATGCCCGGCTGTTTCGGCGGGCCTAG
- a CDS encoding methanogen output domain 1-containing protein, which translates to MDEVSSARIPLNQDRFLRELLGYLAEAIQDVAGLEQAEGLVSIVGQKMGDEINASYRSALNVSGLDKSQVAAVMVDLKRRIGGDFYIIEQHEDRIVLGNWRCPFGRYVEGRPALCMMTSNVFGVIAAENTGYARVEITEAIANGDSQCRVVVSLTPEEGASGREYFSADG; encoded by the coding sequence ATGGACGAGGTAAGCTCGGCACGAATTCCGCTCAATCAGGACCGCTTTCTTCGTGAACTGCTTGGCTACCTTGCCGAGGCCATACAGGATGTGGCTGGCCTGGAGCAGGCCGAAGGGCTGGTCTCGATTGTCGGCCAGAAAATGGGTGACGAGATTAATGCCAGCTATCGCTCTGCACTGAATGTGTCAGGGCTCGACAAGTCTCAGGTCGCTGCCGTGATGGTGGATCTCAAGCGCCGTATCGGTGGTGATTTCTACATCATCGAGCAGCACGAAGACCGAATTGTCCTCGGCAACTGGCGATGCCCGTTCGGGCGTTATGTTGAGGGGCGCCCTGCTCTGTGCATGATGACATCCAATGTCTTTGGCGTGATCGCCGCAGAGAATACCGGCTATGCCAGGGTGGAAATTACCGAGGCCATCGCCAACGGTGACTCCCAATGTCGAGTGGTTGTCAGCCTGACTCCTGAAGAAGGGGCCTCCGGGCGTGAATATTTCTCAGCGGATGGCTGA